From Micromonospora sp. NBC_01699, a single genomic window includes:
- a CDS encoding radical SAM protein, which translates to MYPETTRTLNAKEFADIKHTVSLRSAARRHSREDPGYAASLPQEISLQLTYRCNLRCVHCYQWNEQGFFRDFSSVKQRTELEIGVVEEVLRVTAPSRSKLFLWGGEPLMYTRFAEVAELLERYPRTVNMCTNGLLFPRRLDDLLRIGANLNLLVSLDGLGEEHDAIRGRGTFARTTENIRRMLELKRAGEFDGEVSLSCMVSHVTVGTMYEFMEWAEELGVNTVYFQFPWYISPEVARAMDELYEKSFAWLDNDTGTSKPTWHSYTYRLPPELLPDLRESMARLAARRWGVRVRYQPQLEPDELEDFILGTSRPAQGRSKCLAVSNRLEVHADGNVSSCKFFPEFVVGNLHDTGVVELWGGEAFREVRKILSAGGMMPVCSKCILLYLNGV; encoded by the coding sequence ATGTATCCCGAAACCACCAGGACACTGAACGCCAAGGAGTTCGCCGACATCAAGCACACGGTGTCGCTGCGGTCGGCGGCACGAAGGCACTCGCGGGAGGACCCCGGCTACGCGGCGTCGCTGCCGCAGGAGATCAGCCTCCAGCTCACCTACCGGTGCAACCTGCGCTGCGTGCACTGCTACCAGTGGAACGAACAGGGCTTCTTCCGCGACTTCAGCTCGGTCAAGCAACGTACGGAGCTGGAGATCGGGGTGGTGGAGGAGGTGCTGCGGGTCACCGCGCCCAGCCGGTCCAAGCTGTTCCTGTGGGGCGGCGAGCCGCTGATGTACACCAGGTTCGCCGAGGTGGCCGAGCTGTTGGAGCGCTACCCGCGCACGGTGAACATGTGCACCAACGGCCTGCTGTTCCCGCGTCGGCTCGACGACCTGCTGCGCATCGGTGCGAACCTGAACCTCCTGGTCAGCCTCGACGGGCTGGGCGAGGAGCACGACGCGATCCGTGGCCGGGGCACCTTCGCCCGGACCACCGAGAACATCCGGCGCATGCTCGAACTCAAGCGCGCCGGTGAGTTCGACGGAGAGGTCTCGCTGTCCTGCATGGTCTCCCACGTCACGGTGGGCACGATGTACGAGTTCATGGAGTGGGCCGAGGAACTGGGCGTCAACACCGTCTACTTCCAGTTTCCCTGGTACATCAGCCCCGAGGTCGCCCGAGCCATGGACGAGCTGTACGAGAAATCGTTCGCCTGGCTGGACAACGACACCGGCACCAGCAAGCCGACCTGGCACTCCTACACCTACCGGCTACCACCCGAGCTGCTACCGGACCTGCGCGAGTCGATGGCGCGGCTCGCCGCCCGCCGGTGGGGGGTGCGGGTGCGCTACCAACCACAGTTGGAACCTGACGAGTTGGAGGATTTCATCCTCGGCACCTCACGGCCCGCGCAGGGCCGCAGCAAGTGCCTCGCGGTGTCCAACCGGCTGGAGGTGCATGCCGACGGCAACGTCAGCTCGTGCAAGTTCTTCCCCGAGTTCGTGGTCGGCAACCTGCACGACACCGGCGTGGTCGAACTGTGGGGCGGGGAGGCGTTCCGCGAGGTACGCAAGATTCTTTCGGCCGGCGGCATGATGCCGGTCTGCTCGAAGTGCATCCTTCTATACCTGAACGGGGTGTGA
- a CDS encoding acyl carrier protein translates to MDEVYAKIKNVLAGVLANGTEAADIPTDADLVEEYGLDSLQAISFLLGVEDAFDIELDYESLSLDLLRSVRTFGAWIVALDGVTVR, encoded by the coding sequence GTGGACGAGGTGTACGCGAAGATCAAGAACGTGCTCGCGGGCGTACTCGCGAACGGCACCGAGGCGGCCGACATCCCCACCGACGCCGACCTGGTGGAGGAGTACGGGCTGGACTCGTTGCAGGCGATCTCCTTCCTGCTCGGGGTGGAGGACGCCTTCGACATCGAGCTGGACTACGAGTCGCTGAGCCTCGACCTGCTGCGCTCGGTGCGTACGTTCGGCGCCTGGATCGTCGCGCTGGACGGCGTGACGGTGCGGTGA